A window of Echeneis naucrates chromosome 13, fEcheNa1.1, whole genome shotgun sequence contains these coding sequences:
- the LOC115053194 gene encoding alpha-(1,3)-fucosyltransferase 4-like: protein MGVVVRGRAAVSAHRAHRRSGVSRWEKCAVLLVFYSVWVAAVGFLLLMWDGLHYLPGPFVSSSKGTGAVTLLIWTHPFDQYRELPDCFALFRIDGCKLTDDERAYGVADAVLIHHREVATGTAELPPEPRPSGQKWIWMNYESPSHTPRLRRFEGVFNLTMSYRTDSDIFLPYGYLIPRGRAGRTLHISKYAHPLRAPSSKYLLRPRLVAWVISNWSESHARVAFYYQLRRFVPVDVFGRAGRPLPEDSGGVSLVQLVGRYQFYLALENSQHTDYITEKLWNAVRAGAVPVVLGPSRKTYERLLPPEAFIHVDDFPSVRGLARYLLMLRQNPAKLRRHLDWRAGYSVYQPAFWAEHYCTACRGLRRSRARTDVVPDLTDWFRS, encoded by the coding sequence ATGGGAGTTGTGGTTCGGGGCAGAGCGGCAGTCAGCGCTCACAGAGCTCACCGGCGCTCCGGCGTGTCACGGTGGGAGAAATGTGCTGTGCTACTTGTCTTTTACTCTGTTTGGGTGGCTGCTGTCGGGTTCTTGCTCTTAATGTGGGACGGCCTGCACTACCTGCCGGGGCCGTTTGTTTCTTCCTCCAAGGGGACCGGCGCGGTGACGCTCCTGATCTGGACTCATCCGTTCGACCAGTACCGGGAGCTGCCGGACTGCTTCGCGCTTTTCCGCATCGACGGCTGCAAGCTCACCGACGACGAACGGGCATACGGAGTGGCCGACGCTGTGCTCATCCACCACCGGGAGGTCGCCACCGGCACCGCGGAGCTGCCGCCTGAACCACGGCCGAGCGGTCAAAAGTGGATATGGATGAACTACGagtctccctctcacacacccAGGCTGAGGCGTTTTGAGGGCGTGTTCAACCTCACCATGAGCTACCGGACCGACTCTGACATTTTTCTGCCCTACGGCTATCTGATCCCGCGGGGGCGCGCAGGCAGGACTCTCCACATCTCCAAGTACGCACATCCGCTCCGTGCGCCTTCGAGCAAATACCTCCTCAGGCCTCGCCTGGTGGCCTGGGTCATCAGCAACTGGTCCGAGTCCCACGCCCGTGTGGCCTTTTACTACCAGCTCCGCCGGTTTGTCCCGGTGGACGTGTTCGGGCGCGCAGGCCGGCCGTTACCGGAGGACAGCGGCGGGGTGAGCTTGGTGCAGCTGGTTGGCCGGTATCAGTTCTACCTGGCGCTGGAGAACTCGCAGCACACCGACTACATCACCGAGAAGCTGTGGAACGCGGTCCGGGCCGGAGCCGTCCCGGTGGTCCTGGGTCCGTCCAGGAAGACCTATGAGCGCTTACTGCCCCCGGAGGCCTTCATCCACGTGGACGACTTCCCGTCGGTGAGAGGCCTGGCCCGGTACCTGCTGATGCTGAGGCAAAACCCGGCCAAGCTGAGGCGGCACCTGGACTGGAGGGCGGGCTACAGCGTGTACCAGCCCGCCTTCTGGGCAGAGCACTACTGCACCGCCTGCCGGGGGCTGCGGAGGTCCAGAGCTCGGACTGATGTGGTTCCAGACCTGACAGACTGGTTCCGCTCCTGA